The Peribacillus sp. FSL P2-0133 genome has a segment encoding these proteins:
- the cotJC gene encoding spore coat protein CotJC: MWVYEKKLQYPVKVRDCNPRLAKYLIEQYGGADGELAAALRYLNQRYTIPDKVIGLLTDIGTEEFAHLEMIATMIYKLTKDATPQQMAAAGLGDHYANHDSALFYHDAAGNPFTATYIQAKGDPIADLYEDIAAEEKARATYQWLIDISDDPDINDSLRFLREREIIHSMRFREAVEILKEEKGKKKFF; encoded by the coding sequence ATGTGGGTTTATGAAAAGAAGCTGCAATATCCAGTTAAAGTAAGAGACTGTAATCCCCGATTGGCAAAATATTTAATAGAACAATACGGGGGGGCTGATGGCGAGTTGGCTGCAGCACTCCGATACTTAAATCAACGATATACAATTCCCGATAAAGTGATTGGCCTGCTTACGGATATTGGAACGGAAGAATTTGCCCATCTGGAAATGATCGCCACGATGATTTATAAGCTTACAAAAGACGCCACCCCTCAGCAGATGGCTGCAGCTGGCCTAGGTGACCATTATGCCAATCATGATAGTGCCCTTTTTTATCATGACGCAGCAGGAAATCCATTCACTGCCACATATATCCAAGCCAAAGGCGATCCCATTGCAGATTTATATGAAGACATCGCCGCTGAAGAGAAGGCCAGAGCAACCTATCAGTGGTTGATCGACATCTCGGATGATCCTGATATCAATGATTCACTCAGGTTTTTGCGTGAGAGGGAAATTATCCATTCGATGAGGTTCAGGGAAGCTGTGGAGATTTTAAAAGAAGAAAAAGGTAAAAAGAAGTTTTTTTAA
- a CDS encoding cold-shock protein: MYRRNNTEEIIPEETKVWECTSEDCKGWIRDNFTSNDEHVCPLCSSEMKPGTRMLQAINNPRNY; this comes from the coding sequence ATGTATAGAAGAAATAATACGGAAGAAATCATTCCTGAAGAAACAAAAGTGTGGGAATGTACATCAGAAGATTGCAAAGGTTGGATTCGCGATAACTTTACAAGTAATGATGAACATGTTTGTCCGTTATGTAGCAGCGAGATGAAACCCGGCACCAGAATGCTTCAAGCAATCAACAATCCAAGAAACTATTAA
- a CDS encoding alanine--tRNA ligase-related protein, whose protein sequence is MTKKLYYTSTKTSKWDTKIQESFEEDGYYYITLEETAFYPEGGGQPADTGLIEGITVLDVKKGNDGKILHKTERRPDSEIVHCELDWSRRFDHMQQHSGQHLLSAVCRELFDSNTVSFHLGKEYLTIDIMSGFQWTEVHTVAAEKLVNQYIIENREILIYYVTNEQLQTLPVVKMPKVSENIRIVEIEGIEYNPCGGTHVGRTGEIGLIKIFKTEKQKEHTRLYFKCGFRALNDYSESLGILSALSNKFNTGRTEILNRVEKLENDYKQLLSANENLKLENANFLADSLLAENAGGFISHIFEDSSMKELLYLANTIVKKEKVTVLLASRKEQKVIISHSGAFPFHCGQYFRAELASYNGKGGGNEQTAQAGFASQNDLIAFYQYTVEKLGHNPGV, encoded by the coding sequence ATGACAAAAAAATTGTATTACACATCCACAAAAACTTCCAAATGGGATACCAAAATTCAGGAGAGCTTTGAAGAAGATGGCTATTACTACATCACTCTTGAAGAAACCGCTTTTTATCCCGAAGGGGGCGGTCAGCCTGCAGATACTGGTTTAATAGAAGGAATCACCGTTCTTGACGTTAAAAAAGGCAATGATGGAAAGATTCTGCATAAGACGGAGAGAAGGCCAGATTCAGAAATCGTTCACTGTGAACTTGATTGGTCCCGCCGCTTCGATCATATGCAACAGCATAGCGGCCAGCATTTACTCTCTGCTGTCTGCAGGGAACTGTTCGACTCTAATACGGTCAGCTTTCACCTTGGAAAAGAATATTTAACGATCGATATAATGTCAGGATTTCAATGGACTGAAGTACATACGGTTGCTGCTGAAAAGCTAGTTAATCAATATATCATCGAGAATCGCGAAATACTTATCTATTACGTGACAAACGAGCAATTACAGACACTTCCTGTCGTCAAAATGCCTAAAGTTTCAGAGAATATCCGTATTGTTGAGATTGAAGGGATTGAATATAACCCTTGCGGTGGAACTCATGTAGGGCGTACCGGTGAGATTGGCTTAATAAAAATTTTCAAAACGGAAAAGCAGAAAGAACATACCCGTCTCTATTTTAAGTGCGGCTTCAGGGCATTGAACGATTATTCCGAAAGTCTAGGAATTCTTTCAGCATTATCGAATAAGTTCAATACCGGACGTACAGAGATTCTGAATAGGGTGGAGAAACTGGAGAATGACTATAAGCAGCTACTATCGGCAAATGAAAACTTAAAACTTGAAAATGCAAACTTTCTTGCTGACTCTCTGCTTGCAGAAAATGCAGGGGGATTCATCTCTCATATTTTCGAAGATAGCTCAATGAAAGAACTGCTTTACCTTGCAAATACGATTGTAAAAAAGGAAAAGGTAACCGTATTATTAGCATCACGTAAGGAGCAAAAGGTCATCATTTCGCACAGTGGGGCCTTCCCCTTTCATTGCGGACAATATTTCAGGGCTGAACTCGCTTCGTATAATGGGAAAGGCGGAGGGAACGAACAGACTGCACAAGCAGGTTTTGCGTCACAAAATGACTTAATTGCATTTTACCAATACACAGTTGAAAAATTAGGCCATAATCCTGGTGTATAA
- a CDS encoding GNAT family N-acetyltransferase, with amino-acid sequence MKIRKAIEEDVNGIANVHINSWKTTYKGILPEQYLSSMNLEAKKKNWLRNLKMLHNATFVAESANGEIIGFAAGGPEQTNDPRIQGEVYAIYFLKEYQRQGLGRKMIKAVIHELIEMGHKNLIIWALKDNPSCDFYNTLGGQVIAEKTVKMAGIELIEVGFGWEDIQDILLHL; translated from the coding sequence ATGAAGATAAGGAAAGCTATAGAAGAAGATGTAAATGGAATAGCAAATGTACATATTAACAGCTGGAAAACCACTTATAAAGGAATCCTCCCGGAACAATATTTGTCCTCCATGAATCTGGAAGCCAAAAAGAAAAACTGGCTAAGAAATTTAAAGATGCTGCATAATGCCACCTTTGTAGCGGAAAGCGCCAATGGGGAAATCATCGGTTTCGCTGCCGGCGGGCCTGAACAAACGAATGATCCGCGTATTCAAGGTGAAGTATATGCCATTTATTTTTTAAAAGAATATCAACGACAGGGACTCGGCCGAAAAATGATAAAAGCTGTCATACATGAGCTTATTGAAATGGGACATAAGAATTTAATAATCTGGGCATTAAAGGATAATCCTTCATGCGATTTTTACAACACCCTTGGCGGTCAAGTTATAGCTGAAAAAACCGTTAAAATGGCAGGCATCGAGCTCATCGAAGTCGGTTTCGGGTGGGAAGATATTCAGGATATCCTTTTGCATTTGTAA
- a CDS encoding PAS domain S-box protein, which produces MEQSIVASNPVLFMIAVLLIIMACYTALDLLTTLLTIERYKRLVYIGSSCSMGVAIWTLNFVVIYTLDNSGMAAYNFSTIIFSLALAIALAGVGLLAISYKTQVLQIVFCGFMFTMAILSNYIMGTSSLNHSLHFSPLSVLSTLFSIFILFVAALAILFYFNKLSQSSLKPVSTLMMSGAIIEGYYLFVRVLPMNVKNETGEFVPLTPFMLYLTCFVSLFILASLIASSTIVGRRLAKSDNTVSDIRYALDQSAIVAITDAKGIITYVNEKFLEISQYEKHELIGKNHSIINSGYHAKEFFTDLWLTISQGRTWHGEICNRAKDGNVYWVDTTIVPFMKKGKPYQYISIRSDISSRKKAENALKGSIKELEDMHYAINQSLIVAITDDKGVIIEVNEKFSEVSGYGKGELIGQTHKMVNSGYHSKEFFEQMWKTVHERKVWKGEIRNKAKDGSFYWVDTTIVPFFNEEGKPFQFLALRYDITERKQSEEMLHRQDKLAAVGQLAAGVAHEIRNPLTSMKGYTEFLQLDETDENKQEYLEIIMDEINRVNEIVEEFLQLAKPQALILETKNLVSIIQNVVSLTEFEARKKNITLISDCNDEEILVRCDENRLKQVILNFIKNGMEAMPDGGFIKVITELKEDNVHISITDTGIGMPPEQLKRLGEPFFTTKKSGNGLGLMISFKIIESHSGNVFVESEVNKGTVFNIVLPI; this is translated from the coding sequence ATGGAACAATCAATTGTGGCATCAAATCCTGTCCTCTTTATGATTGCAGTACTATTGATAATAATGGCGTGTTATACGGCCTTGGATTTACTTACAACATTACTGACGATAGAGAGATATAAACGCCTGGTATATATAGGGAGCAGCTGCTCTATGGGAGTGGCTATCTGGACGCTTAATTTTGTGGTCATATACACCCTCGATAATTCAGGAATGGCAGCATACAACTTTTCTACAATAATTTTTTCGTTAGCATTAGCGATAGCTCTCGCAGGCGTTGGGTTATTGGCCATTTCGTATAAAACACAAGTCCTGCAAATTGTTTTTTGCGGCTTCATGTTTACGATGGCCATTTTATCCAATTATATAATGGGAACATCATCTTTAAATCACTCTTTGCATTTTAGCCCATTGTCGGTTCTCAGTACGCTTTTCAGTATCTTTATTTTATTTGTAGCAGCGCTTGCAATATTATTTTATTTTAATAAATTAAGTCAATCTTCGCTAAAGCCAGTCAGTACGCTCATGATGAGTGGGGCAATCATTGAAGGCTATTATCTTTTTGTGAGAGTGTTACCGATGAACGTTAAAAATGAAACGGGTGAATTTGTTCCACTCACTCCATTTATGCTTTATCTTACGTGCTTCGTTTCATTATTCATTCTTGCCAGTTTGATAGCTTCAAGTACGATCGTAGGCCGTCGGTTAGCAAAAAGCGATAATACTGTGAGTGATATCCGTTATGCTTTAGATCAATCGGCAATCGTCGCCATCACGGATGCAAAAGGAATTATTACATATGTTAATGAAAAATTCCTGGAAATATCACAATATGAAAAACATGAACTAATAGGGAAAAATCATTCCATAATCAATTCTGGTTATCATGCAAAAGAATTTTTCACTGACTTATGGCTAACGATCAGCCAAGGGAGAACATGGCATGGTGAAATATGCAATCGGGCTAAAGATGGTAATGTTTATTGGGTGGACACAACTATCGTTCCTTTTATGAAAAAGGGGAAACCATATCAATATATTTCCATCCGTTCGGATATTTCCAGTCGTAAAAAAGCAGAAAATGCTTTAAAGGGGTCAATCAAGGAACTAGAAGATATGCATTATGCAATCAACCAATCTTTGATTGTGGCGATAACTGATGATAAAGGAGTCATTATTGAAGTGAATGAAAAGTTCTCGGAGGTTTCAGGTTATGGGAAAGGTGAATTGATAGGCCAGACCCATAAAATGGTTAATTCTGGATACCATTCAAAGGAATTCTTTGAACAAATGTGGAAGACCGTCCATGAACGGAAAGTTTGGAAAGGTGAAATTAGAAACAAGGCGAAAGATGGCAGTTTTTATTGGGTCGATACAACAATTGTTCCATTTTTCAACGAAGAAGGAAAGCCATTTCAGTTTTTGGCACTTAGATATGACATAACTGAGCGTAAACAATCTGAAGAGATGCTCCATCGGCAGGATAAATTAGCCGCTGTCGGTCAGCTTGCTGCTGGGGTGGCACATGAAATACGGAATCCGCTGACCTCCATGAAAGGGTATACGGAATTTTTGCAATTGGATGAAACGGACGAAAATAAACAAGAATATCTAGAAATAATCATGGATGAAATCAATCGTGTGAATGAGATAGTTGAAGAGTTCTTACAATTGGCCAAACCACAGGCATTGATATTGGAAACGAAAAATCTTGTGTCGATCATTCAAAACGTTGTATCTTTGACGGAGTTTGAAGCCAGGAAGAAGAACATCACGCTGATTTCGGATTGTAATGATGAAGAAATCCTCGTTCGTTGTGATGAGAATCGGTTAAAACAAGTCATATTGAACTTCATTAAAAATGGTATGGAAGCTATGCCTGACGGTGGGTTCATAAAAGTCATTACTGAACTTAAAGAGGATAATGTGCATATATCCATTACCGACACAGGAATTGGGATGCCGCCAGAGCAGCTTAAGAGACTCGGAGAACCATTTTTCACAACGAAAAAATCTGGTAATGGGTTAGGTCTCATGATCAGCTTTAAAATCATAGAAAGCCATTCGGGAAATGTCTTTGTCGAGAGCGAAGTCAATAAAGGAACAGTCTTTAATATCGTGCTCCCTATTTAA
- a CDS encoding spore coat protein CotJB: MNKKLDDEYYQLLEQIQAADFVLVELTLYLDTHPNDQQALQQFNQFHEYSKQLKSVFEPKYGPLLGFGNNSGGENKWEWGQGPWPWQV, encoded by the coding sequence ATGAATAAGAAACTGGATGATGAATATTATCAGTTGCTTGAGCAAATCCAGGCAGCGGATTTCGTACTTGTCGAGTTGACTCTTTATTTGGATACACATCCTAATGATCAGCAAGCATTACAGCAATTCAATCAATTTCATGAATACTCCAAACAATTGAAATCGGTTTTTGAGCCTAAATATGGTCCATTATTGGGTTTTGGAAACAATTCAGGCGGTGAAAATAAATGGGAATGGGGCCAAGGCCCTTGGCCATGGCAGGTATAA
- a CDS encoding YitT family protein, which yields MIMSDLAGASTTEIMQKKTQHKKLTLRQILQRGLLITIGAVLMAVGLEIFLVPNNVIDGGITGISIMLSYITGWKLGIFLFILNLPFFFIGYKQIGKTFALSTLYGILVLSITTTLLHHVPAFTQDILLASAFGGMILGIGVGMVIRYGGSLDGTEILAILASKKLPFSVGEIVMFFNLFILGSAGFVFSWDRAMYSIIAYFVAYKTMDIVIAGLDESKFVWIISDEFNDIGEAIMNRLGRGVTFLAGEGAYSGDDKKVIFCVINRLEEAKLKEIVKSFDPSAFLAVGDIAEVRGGRFKKKDIH from the coding sequence ATGATTATGTCAGACCTGGCAGGTGCAAGCACAACAGAAATTATGCAAAAGAAGACCCAGCATAAAAAATTAACACTTAGACAAATTTTACAGAGAGGTCTTTTAATTACAATCGGTGCGGTTTTAATGGCTGTCGGCCTCGAGATTTTTTTAGTGCCGAATAACGTAATCGACGGGGGCATAACGGGTATATCGATTATGTTATCTTACATCACTGGATGGAAGCTTGGAATCTTTCTTTTCATTTTGAATCTTCCTTTCTTTTTTATCGGTTATAAACAAATCGGAAAAACCTTCGCATTATCTACCCTTTATGGAATTTTAGTCCTTTCCATTACCACTACATTGCTTCATCATGTACCAGCTTTCACTCAAGATATCCTCCTAGCGTCCGCTTTCGGCGGAATGATTCTTGGCATTGGTGTTGGAATGGTCATTCGATATGGCGGCTCATTGGATGGTACAGAAATACTTGCTATTCTCGCTAGCAAGAAGCTCCCTTTTTCCGTTGGGGAGATCGTCATGTTTTTTAATTTATTCATCCTTGGCAGTGCGGGCTTCGTATTCTCGTGGGATCGTGCCATGTATTCGATCATAGCTTACTTCGTGGCATATAAAACAATGGATATCGTAATCGCAGGTTTGGACGAATCCAAATTCGTTTGGATTATAAGTGATGAATTTAATGATATCGGCGAAGCGATAATGAATCGTCTTGGACGGGGCGTAACCTTTTTAGCTGGCGAAGGTGCTTATTCCGGTGATGATAAAAAAGTCATCTTTTGTGTAATAAACAGGCTTGAGGAAGCAAAACTTAAAGAAATAGTCAAAAGCTTCGATCCATCTGCATTTCTTGCCGTAGGGGATATCGCGGAAGTTCGAGGCGGTCGATTCAAGAAAAAAGATATCCACTAA
- a CDS encoding LysM peptidoglycan-binding domain-containing protein, which produces MKKSILSLAAAAAISGAFTIPVQAEDVKVKDGDTLWGISQTYKVSIEDVKSWNNLSSDVIYAGETIHISQEEHHKVKSGDTLSEIADKYDVAVNDIKSWNGLNSDTIHPGQKLVIKPAANKVEAASVGPAQESEQAAPAEQSEPAEQSKPAEQTKPVEQSKPAEQTKPVEQSEPAESSEKADTNNESSNQAGIEKEITVRATAYTADCQGCSGTTATGVNLKANPNAKVISVDPSVIPLGSKVYVEGYGYATAADTGSAIKGNRVDIFVPNEKDAVNWGVKNVKVQILN; this is translated from the coding sequence ATGAAAAAATCAATCTTATCGTTAGCGGCAGCGGCTGCAATATCCGGTGCATTCACAATTCCGGTACAAGCAGAAGATGTCAAAGTGAAAGATGGAGACACATTATGGGGGATATCTCAAACTTATAAAGTATCAATAGAAGATGTTAAGTCTTGGAACAATTTGTCTTCAGACGTGATTTATGCCGGAGAAACCATACATATTTCTCAAGAAGAGCATCATAAAGTAAAGTCAGGGGACACATTATCGGAAATTGCAGACAAATATGATGTAGCGGTAAATGATATTAAATCTTGGAACGGTTTAAATTCAGATACAATCCATCCTGGTCAGAAACTGGTCATTAAACCTGCAGCTAATAAAGTCGAAGCTGCGAGTGTAGGGCCTGCGCAGGAATCTGAGCAAGCTGCACCAGCAGAACAATCGGAACCAGCAGAACAATCAAAACCAGCAGAACAAACAAAGCCAGTGGAACAATCGAAACCAGCAGAACAAACAAAGCCGGTTGAACAATCGGAACCAGCAGAATCATCAGAAAAAGCAGACACAAACAATGAATCCAGCAATCAAGCAGGAATCGAAAAAGAAATCACTGTTAGAGCAACTGCCTATACGGCTGATTGTCAAGGCTGCAGCGGTACTACAGCCACAGGAGTTAACTTGAAGGCTAATCCTAATGCAAAGGTGATTTCAGTGGACCCATCAGTCATTCCGCTTGGATCTAAAGTTTATGTAGAGGGTTATGGCTACGCGACTGCAGCTGATACAGGCAGTGCCATCAAAGGGAATAGAGTGGACATTTTTGTACCTAACGAAAAAGATGCCGTGAATTGGGGCGTTAAAAACGTCAAAGTTCAAATCCTGAATTAA
- a CDS encoding cold-inducible protein YdjO-related protein, translating into MYFGKKNSEEPEIIMEDTIVYACGSADCNGWMRKDFASENYDCPMCGSQLVEEVRELPKIENEYNAFK; encoded by the coding sequence ATGTATTTTGGTAAAAAGAATTCAGAGGAACCAGAAATCATTATGGAAGATACGATAGTATATGCATGTGGATCAGCTGATTGCAATGGTTGGATGAGAAAAGATTTTGCCTCGGAAAACTATGATTGCCCAATGTGCGGAAGTCAATTAGTTGAGGAAGTCAGGGAACTTCCAAAAATTGAAAATGAGTATAATGCGTTTAAATAA
- a CDS encoding S1-like domain-containing RNA-binding protein: protein MQKIQAGMAVELEVERKADFGWFLTDGSEDVLLHHNEMSEGTELELGDEVTVFIYHDKQARLTATMKIPEIQIDRYGWAEVVNVKRKLGVFVDIGLSKDILVSLDDLPNIDRLWPEVGDRLYVSLKTDRHDRLFGKLATEDVIQEIAVTAPLKGVRNTSIKGNVYRLLMVGSFFISQEGYRCFIHESERKEEPRLGELVEGRVIDSKEDGTLNVSLIPFKQDLMGEDADVIFTYLMNRGGAMPYGDKTPPDDIKFHFGLSKGAFKRALGKLMKEEKIYQEDGWTYSSDRK from the coding sequence ATGCAAAAAATTCAGGCCGGCATGGCTGTAGAGTTAGAAGTGGAACGTAAGGCTGATTTCGGATGGTTTTTAACGGATGGTTCAGAAGATGTCTTACTTCATCATAATGAAATGAGTGAAGGAACGGAACTTGAGCTTGGCGATGAAGTAACTGTGTTCATCTACCATGACAAACAAGCAAGGCTAACAGCGACAATGAAGATACCTGAAATTCAGATTGATCGATATGGCTGGGCGGAAGTTGTCAATGTGAAAAGGAAACTGGGTGTTTTTGTGGACATAGGTCTTTCCAAAGATATTCTTGTATCCCTGGACGACCTTCCGAATATTGATCGTTTATGGCCTGAGGTTGGTGATCGTCTATATGTATCCCTGAAGACAGATCGTCATGATCGTCTGTTTGGTAAACTTGCAACGGAAGATGTAATTCAGGAGATTGCAGTGACAGCTCCTTTAAAAGGAGTCCGAAACACCAGTATTAAGGGAAATGTCTATCGTTTGCTAATGGTTGGGTCTTTCTTTATTTCACAAGAAGGATACCGCTGTTTCATTCACGAAAGTGAACGCAAGGAAGAGCCCCGTCTTGGTGAATTAGTTGAAGGACGTGTCATTGATAGTAAAGAAGATGGAACGCTTAACGTTTCTTTAATCCCCTTTAAACAAGATTTAATGGGGGAAGATGCTGATGTCATTTTCACTTATTTAATGAATCGCGGCGGTGCAATGCCTTATGGCGACAAAACGCCACCTGATGATATTAAGTTTCACTTCGGTTTAAGCAAGGGAGCGTTCAAGCGTGCTCTTGGTAAACTGATGAAGGAAGAAAAGATTTACCAGGAAGATGGATGGACATATTCTTCAGACCGTAAATGA
- a CDS encoding spore coat associated protein CotJA — MTREKTFTLVKSYKPFHSKFDPCPPIGRKYYRTPPNLYINFQPPNLEQFTPEEALKYGTLWKFFYDFYDNPYRERET, encoded by the coding sequence GTGACTCGCGAAAAGACTTTTACCTTAGTTAAGTCATATAAACCTTTCCATAGTAAATTCGATCCGTGCCCGCCTATTGGGAGAAAGTACTACAGGACACCTCCTAATTTGTATATTAATTTCCAACCGCCGAATTTGGAGCAGTTCACACCGGAGGAAGCTTTGAAATACGGGACACTTTGGAAATTCTTTTATGATTTTTATGATAATCCATATCGGGAAAGGGAGACATAA
- the recQ gene encoding DNA helicase RecQ: MMEKAREYLQEYFGYESFRKGQEQIIEQVLGGINTAGIMPTGGGKSICYQIPALLLPGVTLVISPLISLMKDQVDALEQNGIDATFLNSSISGLESSNRMNDIKHGRYKLVYVAPERLENPAFQQDLFNVEISLVAIDEAHCISQWGHDFRPSYLKIKTLLKNMPSAPTVLALTATATPHVTDDICQSLGISVQHTVSTGFSRDNLFFSVVKEENRGRFLMRYLEKNKSESGIIYAATRKEVDTLYAKLIKAGFKTGRYHAGMNEQDRSEQQDQFIRDDVPLMVATSAFGMGIDKSNVRYVIHYQTPKNMESYYQEAGRAGRDGLDSECILLYSPQDMQIQRFLIDQSNPSQEWQSQELKKLNRMKDYCFTEGCLQAFILRYFGEENPEDCGHCENCTDKRDSVEVTTQAQMVLSCMLRMGERFGKTMISQVLTGSRNKKIEEFGFQKLSTYGIINDQSAKDVGDFIDFLTAKQYIEMTGGQFPVLKVTNAGREVLLGQKKVLRKEIKKVSSISADHGLFEELRQLRKELASKENVPPFIIFSDASLKDMAVKLPRTEEEFLEVKGVGMQKFERFGSVFLQGISQYVQAHSELETNTMVTKETVKRATKPSHLESYRLYREGKSIKEIGTLRGLSSVSIENHLLKCAEEHLDIKWDDIFSDKEFDLVLETAKQLDSEKLKPLKEALPEHVSYFMIKAILVKAGLENERC, translated from the coding sequence TTGATGGAAAAAGCACGTGAATATTTACAAGAATACTTTGGTTATGAGTCATTCCGAAAAGGTCAGGAACAGATTATCGAACAGGTTTTGGGAGGAATAAACACAGCGGGAATCATGCCTACTGGCGGAGGTAAATCAATATGTTACCAAATTCCAGCCCTTCTGTTACCAGGTGTAACACTCGTGATATCCCCACTTATTTCCTTGATGAAGGACCAAGTAGATGCCCTCGAACAAAATGGAATTGATGCCACATTTCTTAATAGCTCCATTTCTGGGTTAGAATCATCCAATAGAATGAACGATATTAAGCACGGTAGATATAAGCTGGTTTATGTTGCACCTGAACGGTTGGAAAATCCTGCATTTCAACAGGATCTATTTAATGTGGAAATTTCATTGGTTGCCATTGATGAGGCCCACTGTATATCTCAATGGGGACATGACTTCAGACCAAGTTATTTAAAAATCAAAACCTTATTGAAAAACATGCCATCAGCTCCGACTGTACTGGCATTAACGGCAACAGCCACACCGCATGTGACCGATGATATATGTCAGTCACTAGGAATATCAGTGCAGCATACAGTATCAACGGGATTTTCGAGAGATAACCTGTTCTTTTCCGTTGTGAAAGAAGAAAATCGCGGACGGTTTTTAATGCGCTATTTAGAGAAAAACAAAAGTGAATCGGGTATCATATATGCAGCCACTAGGAAAGAAGTCGATACCTTGTATGCCAAGCTTATTAAAGCCGGATTCAAAACAGGTCGATACCATGCTGGCATGAATGAACAAGACCGGTCGGAACAGCAAGACCAATTCATTCGTGATGACGTTCCCTTGATGGTGGCAACATCCGCCTTTGGGATGGGAATCGATAAGTCGAATGTTAGATACGTCATCCATTACCAAACTCCAAAGAACATGGAGAGTTATTATCAGGAAGCGGGCCGTGCAGGGAGGGATGGTTTGGATAGTGAATGTATCCTCTTATATTCCCCTCAGGATATGCAAATACAGCGTTTCTTGATTGATCAATCAAATCCCTCGCAGGAGTGGCAATCCCAGGAATTGAAGAAATTGAACAGGATGAAGGATTATTGTTTTACAGAAGGGTGCTTGCAAGCCTTCATCCTTCGATACTTTGGAGAAGAAAACCCGGAAGATTGCGGTCATTGCGAAAATTGTACAGATAAACGTGACTCTGTTGAAGTAACTACACAGGCACAGATGGTCCTTTCATGCATGTTGCGAATGGGTGAGCGATTCGGTAAAACGATGATTTCCCAAGTGCTTACGGGATCACGCAATAAGAAAATTGAAGAGTTCGGATTCCAGAAACTTTCAACCTATGGCATCATCAATGATCAATCTGCAAAGGATGTAGGTGATTTCATTGATTTCCTGACAGCAAAACAGTACATCGAAATGACGGGCGGTCAGTTTCCGGTCCTCAAGGTTACCAATGCTGGCAGGGAAGTGCTACTGGGACAGAAAAAAGTCCTGCGTAAGGAAATAAAAAAAGTAAGCAGCATCAGTGCGGATCATGGGTTGTTCGAAGAGTTAAGACAGTTAAGAAAAGAATTGGCAAGTAAAGAAAATGTACCTCCATTCATTATTTTTTCCGATGCATCTTTGAAAGATATGGCCGTCAAACTGCCGAGGACGGAAGAGGAATTCCTGGAAGTTAAGGGCGTAGGGATGCAGAAATTTGAACGCTTCGGATCCGTGTTCTTACAAGGGATTTCCCAATATGTACAGGCACATTCTGAATTAGAAACGAATACTATGGTTACAAAGGAAACGGTAAAGCGAGCTACTAAACCATCTCATTTAGAAAGCTATCGCTTATATCGGGAAGGCAAATCAATCAAGGAAATAGGAACATTGAGAGGGCTGTCTTCCGTATCAATTGAAAATCATTTATTAAAGTGTGCAGAAGAACACTTGGATATTAAATGGGATGATATTTTCTCGGATAAAGAGTTTGATCTTGTTTTGGAAACTGCGAAACAATTGGATTCCGAAAAATTGAAACCACTAAAAGAAGCCCTGCCTGAGCATGTTTCCTACTTCATGATTAAAGCGATCTTGGTTAAAGCAGGGTTGGAAAACGAAAGGTGTTAA